The following coding sequences lie in one Microbacterium sp. XT11 genomic window:
- a CDS encoding MFS transporter: MSRRAGAASGGVNGTLTANRARGLAALRDRRLDAAPSRLQAVAFGASGFPTQLMAQTFSAFVVYFYVTHLGVPPAWVAGAMIAHGILNAVLNPVVGALSDRIRTPWGRRVPWIGLGIVPLVVAFALVWMPPSLPVGGLIVWFLIIVAVYDIAFVVVVLNVSALFPEIFRTTEERARGNVPRQIFAILGMVLGTAGAPALYGTLGWPGMALVLGAVCLVLLVWSFAGGMIERRVPEAASEAMTWRRQLALTFGNRAFVPYVLGSLAVQTSIAIILAAIPFYVRYSLRADEGAGSILLGAIFVTAIPSIVLWSAVVRRTSPRTAVLWSVGVFGIAVLAYWLPTSVLGAALVGVAVGVGVGGLLQLLEVMLGQIIDEDAVRTGHRREGAYFGVNGFVVRGSVVLQAVVAAAVLTASGFDASLGDAQPGTVDGGMRLMLAVLPLGFTALAWLCFWLYPIRSRDL, from the coding sequence GTGAGCCGGCGGGCGGGCGCGGCATCCGGAGGCGTGAACGGAACCCTGACGGCGAACCGAGCACGCGGACTCGCGGCGCTCCGCGACCGACGCCTCGATGCAGCTCCCTCACGTCTCCAGGCGGTCGCGTTCGGAGCATCCGGGTTTCCCACCCAGCTCATGGCGCAGACGTTCTCGGCGTTCGTCGTCTACTTCTACGTCACGCACCTCGGCGTGCCTCCGGCCTGGGTCGCCGGCGCGATGATCGCGCACGGCATCCTCAACGCCGTCCTCAACCCCGTCGTGGGTGCGCTCTCGGATCGCATCCGCACGCCGTGGGGTCGTCGCGTGCCGTGGATCGGTCTGGGGATCGTGCCCTTGGTCGTCGCGTTCGCATTGGTCTGGATGCCTCCTTCGCTCCCTGTGGGCGGACTGATCGTGTGGTTCCTCATCATCGTTGCGGTGTACGACATCGCCTTCGTGGTGGTGGTACTCAACGTCTCAGCGCTGTTCCCCGAGATCTTCCGCACGACCGAGGAGCGAGCGCGGGGCAACGTCCCCCGGCAGATCTTCGCGATCCTCGGCATGGTGCTGGGCACGGCCGGAGCGCCGGCCCTGTACGGAACCCTGGGCTGGCCGGGCATGGCCCTCGTGCTCGGCGCCGTGTGCCTCGTGTTGCTCGTGTGGTCGTTCGCCGGCGGAATGATCGAGCGGCGCGTGCCCGAGGCGGCATCCGAGGCGATGACGTGGCGGCGACAGCTCGCGCTCACGTTCGGCAACCGCGCGTTCGTGCCGTATGTGCTCGGGTCGCTCGCGGTGCAGACGTCGATCGCGATCATCCTCGCCGCGATCCCGTTTTACGTCCGGTATTCCCTGCGCGCAGACGAAGGTGCGGGCAGCATCCTGCTCGGCGCGATCTTCGTCACGGCAATACCGTCGATCGTGCTCTGGAGCGCCGTGGTGCGGCGGACGTCACCGCGCACGGCGGTTCTGTGGAGTGTCGGGGTGTTCGGCATCGCCGTGCTGGCGTACTGGCTCCCGACGTCCGTGCTGGGCGCGGCGCTCGTCGGCGTCGCTGTCGGCGTGGGGGTCGGCGGGTTGCTGCAGTTGCTCGAGGTGATGCTCGGGCAGATCATCGACGAGGACGCGGTCCGCACGGGGCATCGCCGCGAGGGCGCGTACTTCGGCGTCAACGGGTTCGTCGTGCGGGGGTCGGTCGTGCTTCAGGCGGTCGTCGCGGCGGCCGTGCTGACGGCATCCGGGTTCGACGCGTCGCTCGGCGATGCGCAGCCCGGCACGGTGGACGGCGGGATGCGGCTGATGCTCGCGGTGCTCCCGCTGGGCTTCACGGCCCTCGCGTGGCTGTGCTTCTGGCTCTACCCCATCCGTTCCCGCGACCTCTGA
- the galK gene encoding galactokinase — MTSTHAAATALFRDLTGREPDGLWSAPGRVNLIGEHTDYNDGFVLPFAIPHRTVAAVGVRRDDRVRVASTFAAEPVDVALDELAGLFPTTTGSEPAVPEWAAYPLGVAWALAEAASVAGAGGGAGVAGAGGVAGRGGVAVRGVDIAIASDVPVGAGLSSSAAIEGATASALNDLWNAGLDRTALARVGRRAENEAVGAPTGIMDQMASMLGETDAAIFLDCRSLEAHLVPLGVAEAGLAILVMDTRVKHAHSTGGYRERRASCERGAAIMGVPSLRDVSVTDLPRAEALMDDATFRRVRHVVTENQRVLDTVRVLREHGARAIGDLLVASHASMRDDFAISVPELDTAVEAALAAGALGARMTGGGFGGAAIALIEADAERVVSDAVTAAFAEAGFAAPHLFTAVPSAGAGRDS; from the coding sequence ATGACCTCGACGCACGCCGCGGCCACCGCGCTGTTCCGCGATCTGACCGGCCGGGAGCCCGATGGGCTGTGGTCGGCGCCCGGTCGCGTCAACCTCATCGGCGAGCACACCGACTACAACGACGGGTTCGTGCTGCCCTTCGCCATCCCGCACCGGACTGTCGCGGCCGTCGGGGTGCGCCGTGACGACCGCGTGCGCGTCGCATCGACCTTCGCCGCCGAACCCGTCGACGTGGCTCTCGACGAGCTCGCCGGGCTGTTCCCGACGACCACGGGCTCCGAACCCGCCGTGCCGGAATGGGCTGCGTACCCGCTGGGTGTGGCGTGGGCCCTCGCCGAGGCGGCGTCGGTCGCCGGGGCGGGGGGCGGGGCCGGGGTCGCCGGGGCCGGGGGTGTAGCCGGGCGCGGGGGTGTCGCCGTACGCGGGGTCGATATCGCGATCGCCTCCGACGTGCCCGTGGGGGCCGGGCTGTCGTCCTCCGCCGCGATCGAGGGCGCGACGGCATCCGCGTTGAACGACCTGTGGAACGCCGGACTCGATCGCACCGCCCTCGCCCGCGTCGGCCGCCGCGCCGAGAACGAGGCGGTCGGTGCGCCCACCGGGATCATGGACCAGATGGCGTCGATGCTCGGCGAGACGGATGCCGCCATCTTCCTCGACTGCCGGTCGCTGGAGGCACACCTCGTGCCTCTCGGCGTCGCGGAGGCGGGACTGGCCATCCTCGTGATGGACACCCGCGTCAAGCACGCCCACTCGACGGGCGGATACCGCGAGCGCCGAGCCTCCTGCGAGCGGGGAGCGGCGATCATGGGCGTGCCCTCGCTGCGCGACGTCTCGGTGACCGATCTCCCGCGGGCGGAGGCGCTCATGGACGACGCGACCTTCCGCCGCGTGCGTCACGTCGTGACCGAGAACCAGCGCGTGCTCGACACCGTGCGCGTGCTGCGTGAGCACGGGGCGCGCGCGATCGGCGATCTGCTCGTGGCCTCGCACGCGTCGATGCGCGACGACTTCGCGATCTCGGTGCCCGAGCTCGACACCGCTGTGGAGGCCGCACTCGCGGCGGGGGCTCTGGGAGCTCGGATGACCGGCGGCGGCTTCGGAGGAGCGGCGATCGCGCTCATCGAGGCGGATGCCGAGCGCGTCGTGTCGGATGCGGTCACCGCCGCCTTCGCCGAGGCCGGCTTCGCCGCACCGCATCTGTTCACGGCGGTGCCGTCGGCCGGGGCCGGTCGCGACTCCTAA
- the galE gene encoding UDP-glucose 4-epimerase GalE: MSWIVTGGAGYIGSHVVRALADAGLAPVVIDDLSSGVASFVPEGVPFVKGSILDRELVENALREHDAEGVIHVAGFKYAGVSVERPLHTYAQNVEGTRILLEAMEAAGVANIVFSSSAAVYGTPDVPLVVEDTPKKPASPYGESKLIGEWMLRDQAVATAGSEHPLRHTSLRYFNVVGSADPAVYDVSPHNLFPIVFEKLLAGETPRINGDDYDTPDGTNVRDYVHVGDIAAAHVEAAKRLSSGAPIEPAYNLGSGDGLSVKQIMDAMARVTGIDFTPEIGPRRPGDPDRIVATGELAARDLGWKMRYSVDDMVRTGWEARRG; encoded by the coding sequence ATGTCCTGGATCGTCACCGGCGGGGCCGGCTACATCGGATCGCACGTCGTCCGCGCACTCGCGGATGCCGGACTCGCCCCGGTCGTGATCGACGACCTGTCGAGCGGCGTCGCGTCGTTCGTACCCGAGGGCGTGCCGTTCGTGAAGGGCAGCATCCTCGACCGTGAGCTCGTCGAGAACGCGCTGCGCGAGCACGACGCCGAGGGGGTCATCCACGTCGCGGGGTTCAAGTACGCCGGCGTGTCGGTCGAGCGTCCGCTCCACACCTACGCGCAGAACGTCGAGGGCACCCGCATCCTGCTCGAGGCCATGGAGGCGGCAGGAGTCGCGAACATCGTGTTCTCGTCGTCGGCTGCGGTGTACGGCACACCCGACGTCCCGCTCGTGGTCGAGGACACCCCGAAGAAGCCGGCGAGTCCGTACGGCGAGTCCAAGCTCATCGGCGAATGGATGCTGCGCGACCAGGCCGTCGCCACCGCGGGCTCGGAGCATCCGCTGCGCCACACGTCGCTGCGGTACTTCAACGTCGTGGGATCCGCCGACCCCGCGGTGTACGACGTGAGTCCGCACAACCTGTTCCCGATCGTGTTCGAGAAGCTGCTCGCGGGCGAGACGCCGCGCATCAACGGCGACGACTACGACACCCCCGACGGCACGAACGTGCGTGACTACGTGCACGTCGGCGACATCGCCGCAGCGCACGTGGAGGCGGCGAAGCGGCTGTCGTCGGGCGCGCCGATCGAACCGGCATACAACCTCGGCTCGGGCGACGGGCTCAGCGTGAAGCAGATCATGGACGCCATGGCTCGCGTGACCGGCATCGACTTCACGCCCGAGATCGGCCCTCGCCGTCCGGGCGACCCCGACCGGATCGTCGCGACGGGCGAGCTCGCCGCGCGCGACCTGGGCTGGAAGATGCGCTACTCCGTCGACGACATGGTCCGCACCGGCTGGGAGGCCCGCCGAGGCTGA